The DNA sequence CACCGCGCCGCGATCGCGCCCACGTCGTGCAGCACGGCACCCGGCCGGCGCCGGTCCACCAGCGTCCCCGCCGCCGTGTACGCCCGGTCGGCGAAGGCCTCGTACCGGACCGGCAGGCCGGCCACCTCCGCCCGCTTCAACCACACCGCCCCCGGCAGCCCGAGCACCGGCAGCGTCGGGTCGAACGCGCGCACGGCGTCCACCACGGCGTCGGCCTGCGCCTCGTGCGTCACCAGCGCGTTGTAGAGCGCGCCGTGCGGCTTGACGTACCCGACCCGCGTCCCGGCGGAACGGGCGCACGCGTCGAGCCCGCCGACCTGGTAGAGCACCTCGGCGGTCAGGGTCTCCGGTGGCACGTCGACGAACCGCCGGCCGAAGCCGTTCAGGTCGCGGTACCCGACGTGCGCACCCACCGCCACGCCGCGCGCCGCCGCCAGCTCGCACGTCCGCCGCATCGTCTCCGGGTCGCCCGCGTGGAAGCCGCAGGCGATGTTCGCGCTGGTCACGACGTCCAGCAGGGCCCGGTCGTCACTTAGCGCCCAGCGGCCGAAGCCTTCGCCCAGATCCGCGTTGAGGTCCATGAGCCCTCCCCTCGTACCACTGCTCAATGTAGGGATTGTTCAACAATCCTTCAATACTCCATTTGACTCGTGCGACAACTAGACTTTCCCCATGACCACGGCTCAGGCGGACGGTT is a window from the Saccharothrix saharensis genome containing:
- a CDS encoding LamB/YcsF family protein, which codes for MDLNADLGEGFGRWALSDDRALLDVVTSANIACGFHAGDPETMRRTCELAAARGVAVGAHVGYRDLNGFGRRFVDVPPETLTAEVLYQVGGLDACARSAGTRVGYVKPHGALYNALVTHEAQADAVVDAVRAFDPTLPVLGLPGAVWLKRAEVAGLPVRYEAFADRAYTAAGTLVDRRRPGAVLHDVGAIAARCVVLATEGRVRAVDGQVLRMPVDSICVHGDSPGAVAVARAVRSALTDAGVALGPFPGGRDRLSA